The following are from one region of the Chitinivibrionia bacterium genome:
- a CDS encoding RnfABCDGE type electron transport complex subunit B, translating to MFTTILAFTTLALILAIIMVFADKKFYVEENVKVKKILSVLPGINCGACGFAGCKAFAEALAASDASAKTNGCPPGGANVASEIANITGSQSTGQIVPKTAKIRCKGGRAEAKERAIYDGINDCFAAVLVAGGSKECSFGCLGFGNCVAACPFGAISINKNQIAVVDNEKCCGCVACVASCPRDLIDITPDSQKIFLACNNHNRGANVRSCCSVGCTGCTICIKAVVDPNAIEMENNLPKLNYKTSENFILAMKKCPSNSFTDLAKGRPTVNIDMQCNGCGKCVEICPVKGAIVGEKGKRHSVNKNLCIGCGRCISSCEIRAIRVWGSLAHGDISRSSKNASYYS from the coding sequence ATGTTTACGACTATTTTAGCTTTTACCACACTTGCCTTAATACTCGCGATTATTATGGTTTTCGCCGATAAAAAATTTTATGTCGAAGAAAACGTGAAAGTAAAAAAAATTCTTTCGGTTCTCCCCGGAATTAACTGCGGCGCCTGCGGATTTGCAGGTTGCAAAGCATTTGCCGAAGCGCTTGCCGCTTCCGACGCAAGCGCAAAAACAAACGGTTGCCCTCCCGGAGGAGCTAATGTCGCAAGCGAAATAGCAAATATTACAGGAAGCCAATCCACGGGTCAGATTGTGCCGAAAACTGCCAAAATTCGTTGCAAAGGCGGAAGAGCAGAGGCAAAGGAACGAGCAATTTACGACGGAATTAATGATTGTTTTGCCGCTGTTTTAGTAGCGGGAGGCTCAAAAGAATGCAGTTTCGGCTGTCTTGGTTTCGGAAATTGCGTAGCCGCCTGCCCATTTGGCGCTATTTCAATAAACAAAAACCAAATAGCCGTTGTGGACAACGAAAAATGTTGCGGTTGCGTTGCCTGCGTAGCGTCTTGCCCGCGAGACCTTATAGATATTACGCCCGATTCGCAAAAAATATTTTTGGCTTGCAACAACCACAACAGAGGCGCAAACGTAAGGTCGTGCTGTTCAGTCGGTTGCACAGGTTGCACAATTTGCATAAAAGCGGTGGTCGATCCAAACGCCATAGAAATGGAAAACAATTTGCCTAAACTTAATTATAAAACAAGTGAAAACTTTATACTTGCAATGAAAAAATGCCCCTCAAACAGCTTCACAGATTTGGCAAAAGGTCGCCCTACAGTAAATATTGATATGCAATGCAACGGTTGCGGAAAATGCGTAGAAATCTGCCCCGTAAAAGGAGCAATTGTCGGAGAAAAGGGCAAACGCCACAGTGTAAACAAAAATTTGTGTATAGGTTGCGGACGTTGTATTTCATCCTGCGAAATAAGAGCAATAAGAGTTTGGGGCTCCCTTGCGCACGGCGATATTTCCCGTTCAAGCAAAAACGCAAGTTATTATTCGTAA
- a CDS encoding DUF2892 domain-containing protein has translation MTAEKKDRILRMLIIATVFAITTFSIPNNTVKIFSAVMGVAFVIAVAVDFCPSYFGVKVNCAEKRRKILVEKQMNEVAKELGF, from the coding sequence ATGACCGCCGAAAAAAAAGACCGAATACTCCGAATGCTGATAATCGCCACAGTTTTTGCGATAACGACTTTTTCTATTCCCAATAACACCGTAAAAATTTTCTCCGCCGTTATGGGAGTAGCATTTGTAATCGCCGTTGCAGTCGATTTTTGCCCGTCATATTTCGGCGTGAAAGTAAACTGCGCAGAAAAACGAAGAAAAATTTTAGTAGAAAAACAAATGAACGAGGTAGCCAAAGAGCTGGGGTTTTGA